A stretch of Myxococcus hansupus DNA encodes these proteins:
- a CDS encoding M57 family metalloprotease, whose translation MLIRNVALAIGCAALQFGCSNLSNETNEIVSNLVQAGFPEDDIMVVGEKVYVGRDAHVSLDASREMLAPDASTKEHYRTANQVNPTLQVICIDGAAMTGAFSTGLDQAIQSYNGLSLNFTLRRTPSTWCDFTIRAEMAPGMVGGEAGFPSGGMPYHTIRIGSGLAPYSLGVIKHVIVHEIGHTLGLRHTDYYNRSISCGVGGNEGDASVGAIHIPGTPTEAVVGNSIMNSCFRTSETGDFRPSDATALRAMFPPQAFTEWLWAPQFTPPFHLSADEPSVRDMGARFVDLNGDGRADFVYHRDLDGTVAQKGAYLNTGTGWQWAPQFTPPVPITADNAVMGDRGARFADLNGDGRADLAYHRYIDGTTSQMGAYLNTGNGWAPAPQFTPPFHIVADGVGWLGAAFADLNGDGRDDFVHHRWMNATYQQAGAYLNTGNGWEWAPQFTPPFHLSADDHVVGDMGARLVDLNGDGRADFVYHRQLQGSNPQKGAYLNTGSGWASEPLFTPPEPIVSDQAAWGDMGARFADLDGDGRADFVYHRYLDSGFRRKGAYLNTLYGWRWSPDYTPPFHIAAENVGWLGAAFADLDGDGRDELAHFRWLNGAYQQTGAYVLTRLSPF comes from the coding sequence ATGCTCATCCGAAACGTCGCACTGGCAATAGGCTGCGCCGCTTTGCAGTTTGGCTGTTCGAATCTCTCGAATGAGACGAACGAGATTGTCAGCAACCTGGTTCAAGCAGGGTTTCCCGAAGACGACATCATGGTCGTCGGCGAGAAGGTCTACGTTGGACGAGACGCGCATGTGAGCCTGGACGCGTCCCGCGAGATGCTCGCGCCGGACGCGTCCACGAAAGAGCACTACCGGACCGCCAATCAGGTCAACCCGACGCTACAGGTCATCTGCATCGACGGCGCCGCGATGACGGGCGCGTTCAGCACGGGCCTCGACCAGGCCATCCAGAGCTACAATGGGCTGAGCCTCAATTTCACGCTGCGCCGGACGCCCAGCACCTGGTGCGACTTCACCATCCGTGCGGAGATGGCTCCGGGCATGGTTGGCGGCGAGGCCGGCTTCCCCTCCGGCGGCATGCCGTATCACACCATCCGGATCGGCAGCGGGCTGGCCCCCTACAGCCTCGGCGTCATCAAGCACGTGATTGTGCATGAAATCGGTCACACCCTGGGCCTCCGCCACACGGACTACTACAACCGCAGCATCAGTTGCGGCGTGGGGGGCAACGAGGGTGACGCCAGTGTCGGTGCCATCCATATTCCAGGCACACCCACAGAGGCGGTGGTCGGCAACTCCATCATGAACTCCTGTTTCCGCACGTCCGAGACAGGTGACTTCAGGCCCAGTGACGCCACCGCGCTCAGGGCGATGTTCCCGCCCCAGGCGTTCACGGAGTGGCTTTGGGCTCCGCAGTTCACCCCGCCCTTCCACCTGTCGGCGGACGAGCCGTCGGTCCGCGACATGGGGGCTCGCTTCGTCGACCTCAATGGGGATGGCAGGGCCGACTTCGTCTATCACCGCGATTTGGATGGAACGGTTGCGCAGAAGGGGGCCTACCTGAACACCGGGACGGGCTGGCAGTGGGCGCCACAGTTCACGCCTCCCGTCCCCATTACCGCGGACAACGCAGTCATGGGAGACAGGGGGGCTCGCTTCGCCGATCTCAACGGAGACGGCAGGGCCGACCTCGCCTACCACCGATACATCGATGGGACGACCTCGCAGATGGGTGCCTACCTGAACACCGGAAACGGCTGGGCGCCGGCTCCGCAGTTCACGCCCCCCTTCCACATCGTCGCGGACGGCGTGGGCTGGCTGGGCGCGGCGTTCGCCGACCTGAACGGCGATGGCCGTGACGACTTTGTCCATCACCGGTGGATGAACGCGACCTACCAGCAGGCTGGGGCCTATCTGAACACCGGAAACGGATGGGAGTGGGCGCCCCAGTTCACCCCGCCCTTCCACCTGTCCGCAGACGACCACGTCGTGGGCGACATGGGGGCGCGACTCGTCGACCTCAACGGCGATGGCAGGGCCGACTTCGTCTACCACCGCCAGCTTCAGGGCTCGAATCCTCAGAAGGGGGCCTACCTGAACACCGGAAGCGGCTGGGCGTCCGAGCCGTTGTTCACGCCGCCCGAACCCATCGTGAGCGACCAGGCCGCCTGGGGTGACATGGGGGCCCGCTTCGCCGACCTCGACGGCGATGGACGGGCTGACTTCGTCTACCACCGCTATCTCGACAGTGGGTTCCGGCGGAAGGGGGCCTACTTGAACACCCTCTACGGGTGGCGATGGTCTCCGGATTACACGCCGCCCTTCCACATCGCCGCGGAGAATGTGGGCTGGCTGGGCGCTGCGTTCGCCGACCTGGATGGTGACGGCCGCGACGAACTGGCCCACTTCCGGTGGCTGAACGGGGCCTATCAACAGACCGGGGCCTACGTTCTGACTCGACTTTCGCCATTTTGA
- a CDS encoding IS3 family transposase (programmed frameshift) has protein sequence MSATDEKQRKPRRPRREFTAEFKAGAVRLVLEEGKTIPQAARDLDLTESALRLWVEQTKTDRGGGRPGALTTVEREELSRLRKENRELRMEREIPKKRGGLLREGDEVKFSFIHAKKALFPVAVLCRHLGVSRSGYYAWAARPECERKQRDRALHLEVAAVHQESRGTYGAPRVHAELKARGQRVARKRVARLMRQAGLRGRARRRFVRTTDSAHHHPVAPNTLERNFQPGQLHRTWVGDITYVWTDEGWLYLAVLLDLFSRKVVGWAMGERIDRGLVLRALDMALLSRPAPQLHHSDRGSQYASEDYRRLLEEHGIGCSMSRKGNCWDNAVAESFFSTLKLELVYVTRFKTREAAKQSLFEYIEVFYNRKRRHSALGYVCPAEYERMAETKRLAA, from the exons ATGTCCGCGACTGACGAGAAGCAGAGGAAGCCCCGTAGGCCACGCCGGGAGTTCACGGCGGAGTTCAAGGCCGGGGCGGTGAGGCTGGTGCTGGAGGAGGGGAAAACGATTCCCCAGGCCGCCCGAGACTTGGACCTGACGGAGTCAGCGCTGCGGCTGTGGGTCGAGCAGACGAAGACGGACCGGGGCGGGGGCAGGCCTGGAGCGCTGACGACGGTGGAGCGCGAGGAACTCTCTCGGCTGCGCAAGGAGAACCGGGAGCTGCGGATGGAGCGGGAGATAC CTAAAAAACGCGGCGGCCTTCTTCGCGAAGGAGATGAAGTGAAGTTCTCCTTCATCCACGCGAAGAAGGCCCTCTTTCCCGTCGCTGTCCTCTGTCGTCACCTGGGCGTCTCACGCAGTGGCTACTACGCCTGGGCGGCGCGGCCCGAGTGCGAGCGGAAGCAACGCGACCGGGCGCTTCATCTCGAAGTGGCAGCCGTCCACCAGGAGAGCCGGGGCACGTACGGCGCTCCGCGGGTGCATGCGGAACTCAAAGCGAGAGGCCAGCGGGTGGCGCGGAAGCGAGTGGCTCGCCTGATGCGCCAGGCGGGCCTGCGTGGCCGTGCACGGCGTCGCTTCGTACGGACCACCGACTCGGCCCACCACCACCCCGTGGCGCCGAACACCCTGGAGAGGAACTTCCAACCCGGTCAGCTCCACCGTACGTGGGTGGGTGACATCACCTATGTCTGGACCGACGAGGGCTGGCTGTACCTGGCGGTGCTGCTGGACCTCTTCAGCCGCAAGGTGGTGGGCTGGGCGATGGGCGAGAGAATCGACCGCGGCCTGGTGCTGCGCGCACTCGACATGGCGTTGCTCAGCCGTCCCGCCCCGCAACTTCACCACTCGGATAGGGGCAGCCAATACGCAAGCGAGGACTACCGCCGGCTGCTGGAGGAGCACGGCATCGGATGCAGCATGTCGCGCAAGGGTAACTGCTGGGACAACGCCGTGGCGGAAAGCTTCTTCTCCACCCTGAAGTTGGAGCTCGTCTACGTCACCCGCTTCAAGACGCGTGAGGCGGCGAAGCAGTCGCTGTTCGAGTACATTGAGGTGTTCTACAACCGGAAGCGGCGCCACTCAGCCCTGGGCTACGTCTGCCCTGCGGAGTACGAGCGGATGGCCGAAACCAAGAGGCTGGCAGCATAG
- a CDS encoding DUF262 domain-containing protein has protein sequence MPFQSPITVQKALENIHERRYLLPSIQREFVWSTDQIERLFDSLLRGYPIGSFLFWEVKREHAKDYQFYEFIRTFHARDSRHNPKADLTGSEGLTAILDGQQRLTALYIGLRGTYASKMLHKRWSADESFPTRRLYLNLLTPLDTFDKRYDFRFLTEAASQAPEFGAHWFPVHKVLDFTGPKDIHSYLVKNHLMETDFPGTCLFELHEAVTKKLLITAFNEEEQDLDKVLDIFIRVNSGGTPLSYSDLLLSIATAQWKTRDARENIHALVDELNRIGQGFAFDKDFVLKACLVLAGIQDIRFKVANFNGKNMEIIEAQWPRIAKALRLAVSLVASFGFNHFTLTSNNAVIPIALYLLKRDLPTNFIEAQAHHADRQLIRHWLIVGLTKGLFGAQGDMVLNVLRSAIEESQELFPVEGISSRLLRINRSPRFEREEIEELLAGKYGQRQTFSTLALLYPSLDLRNLFHQDHIHAQSLFTKKKLVANGVPEESVGVFRELADLVPNLQLLEGVPNEEKSSQLFENWIEKKCPDEDERRRFRQLHFIPDEPLSLAGFEVFFRERRNMMMDRLSEILAPSDRHSGARNIAGHR, from the coding sequence ATGCCCTTTCAGTCGCCGATTACCGTGCAGAAAGCGTTGGAGAACATTCACGAGCGCAGGTATCTGCTCCCCTCGATCCAGCGCGAGTTCGTGTGGTCCACAGACCAGATCGAACGCCTATTCGATTCGCTTTTGCGCGGCTATCCCATTGGGTCGTTCTTGTTCTGGGAAGTGAAGCGTGAGCATGCAAAGGACTATCAGTTTTACGAGTTCATCCGCACATTCCATGCCCGCGACAGCCGGCACAACCCCAAAGCCGATCTGACGGGCTCCGAGGGGCTCACCGCCATTCTGGACGGGCAGCAGAGGCTCACGGCCCTCTACATTGGGCTGCGAGGCACCTACGCCTCTAAGATGTTGCATAAGCGCTGGAGTGCGGACGAATCGTTCCCAACCCGCCGCCTCTACCTGAATTTACTCACACCCTTGGACACCTTCGACAAACGCTACGACTTTCGTTTCCTCACCGAGGCGGCCTCGCAGGCTCCCGAGTTCGGTGCCCACTGGTTTCCCGTCCACAAAGTTTTAGACTTCACGGGGCCGAAGGACATCCACAGCTACCTCGTGAAGAATCACCTGATGGAGACCGACTTCCCCGGCACGTGCCTCTTCGAGTTGCATGAGGCGGTCACCAAGAAGTTGCTGATCACCGCGTTCAATGAGGAGGAGCAGGATCTCGACAAGGTGCTCGACATCTTCATCCGAGTGAATAGCGGAGGGACGCCTTTAAGCTACTCCGACCTCCTGCTCTCAATCGCGACCGCCCAGTGGAAGACGAGAGACGCCCGAGAGAACATCCACGCCTTAGTCGACGAACTCAATCGAATCGGTCAGGGCTTCGCCTTCGACAAGGACTTTGTCTTGAAGGCGTGCTTGGTCCTCGCTGGCATCCAGGACATCCGATTCAAAGTCGCCAACTTCAACGGCAAGAATATGGAAATCATCGAGGCTCAGTGGCCTCGAATCGCTAAGGCGCTCCGCTTGGCCGTGTCACTCGTCGCGAGCTTTGGATTCAATCACTTCACGCTCACCTCAAACAACGCCGTGATTCCCATCGCGCTGTACCTACTAAAGCGGGACCTCCCGACGAACTTTATCGAAGCGCAAGCGCATCACGCCGACCGCCAACTCATCCGGCACTGGCTCATTGTCGGGCTGACCAAGGGTCTGTTCGGGGCGCAGGGCGACATGGTTTTGAACGTGCTCAGGTCGGCCATCGAGGAATCGCAGGAGCTTTTCCCCGTTGAAGGGATCTCCTCGCGCCTGCTTCGCATCAACCGTTCGCCTCGCTTCGAGCGGGAGGAGATAGAAGAGTTGCTCGCGGGCAAGTACGGGCAGCGCCAAACTTTTTCCACACTCGCCTTGCTCTACCCGAGCCTCGACCTTCGAAACCTGTTCCATCAGGACCACATTCACGCTCAGTCGCTCTTCACAAAGAAAAAGCTCGTGGCGAATGGCGTACCGGAAGAAAGCGTCGGCGTCTTTCGTGAACTCGCCGACCTCGTGCCGAACCTACAGCTTCTCGAAGGTGTTCCGAACGAAGAGAAGTCGTCACAGCTTTTCGAGAACTGGATCGAAAAGAAGTGCCCCGACGAGGACGAGCGGCGGCGATTCCGACAGCTTCACTTCATTCCAGATGAACCCCTTAGTCTAGCCGGGTTCGAGGTCTTTTTCCGCGAGCGACGCAATATGATGATGGATCGACTTTCGGAGATTCTCGCCCCGAGCGACCGGCACTCCGGGGCACGGAACATCGCCGGTCATAGATGA
- a CDS encoding ATP-binding protein — MKIAAAAAPSDFNLQPDPRILPMLGEINLAQWKCLAELIDNSVDGFLSVLRAGGQLAAPEIHIQVPMSGNPNAMVSVIDNGPGMSAEVLERAVSAGWSGNDPISALGLFGMGFNIATARLGTVTTVWTTRAGDKEWIGLKIDFDALRAQRQFKTPRLTDVKHDEGQHGTKVIIEKLKPEQRDWFARAANRTKTQDQLGRVYAAMLRPGGVPLSFKLTFCGKSVEGRRHCVWSGPGGATRTVTTARHGVVDAFQSVDRQLPPRPFCMSCWQWIGTGEDACPSCGKSDDVIQRQRSIRGWLGIQRYLSETDYGIDFLRHGRKIETANKELFMWGDGEAPEPEYPIDDPRNRGRIVGEIHLDHCRVSYTKDRFERTDPAWEDMVRLVRGEGPLRPDKASDLGYLPNETPLFKLFQVFRRSTPKPKNAGAWARLLVVPNNELAEEMAKKFHAGTAEYQTDDKWFQLVEEEDRKLLLGGSSGSPPGTPPPTPGADDVLPGFGGDGNSGPANAVPAPPAPPSPPAQATPIPSLSRQYVSHLTELKWTLKAFQVAEEHPLVEGSLPWRLRATPHSAHEFYVNVGHPIFASATMTPLDGLLAELAWTAMDFMRSRQEILTFGAILADLRARYASGYALDPATLSNEARQSLADIASAVGRNIEPSDAPTLFKSLPLDDQKQIFQKMAARGAANPQSIVSTGRFLEYAPPTVVAGFYRDHPELFLDGRCWEEPYSELNYEVPEATETARARVFRHFEALLSDAVWLADQDPADLGGVSRAKLLRALYALELLSPVDGTEAS, encoded by the coding sequence ATGAAGATTGCTGCGGCCGCCGCACCATCCGATTTCAACCTCCAGCCGGACCCAAGGATCCTCCCCATGCTTGGGGAAATCAACTTGGCCCAATGGAAGTGCCTCGCCGAGCTCATCGACAACTCGGTGGATGGCTTTCTCTCTGTTCTCCGTGCAGGGGGACAGCTCGCGGCGCCGGAAATCCACATTCAAGTACCAATGAGCGGTAACCCAAACGCGATGGTGTCCGTAATCGACAATGGGCCTGGAATGTCGGCCGAGGTGCTCGAACGGGCGGTGAGCGCCGGCTGGTCGGGGAACGACCCCATCAGCGCACTCGGACTCTTCGGGATGGGCTTCAACATCGCCACTGCTCGTCTGGGGACCGTGACCACCGTCTGGACGACGCGGGCGGGCGATAAGGAATGGATTGGGCTCAAGATTGACTTCGACGCACTGCGCGCGCAGCGGCAGTTCAAGACGCCGCGACTCACCGACGTCAAGCACGACGAGGGCCAGCATGGGACGAAGGTAATCATCGAGAAGCTCAAACCGGAGCAGCGGGACTGGTTCGCGCGCGCGGCAAACCGGACCAAGACGCAGGATCAGCTCGGCCGCGTGTACGCCGCGATGTTGCGGCCCGGCGGCGTTCCGCTTAGCTTCAAGCTCACGTTCTGCGGCAAAAGCGTCGAAGGGCGGCGCCACTGCGTGTGGAGCGGCCCAGGCGGCGCCACTCGAACGGTGACCACAGCGCGTCACGGAGTGGTCGACGCCTTTCAGTCCGTCGACCGCCAGCTTCCACCGCGTCCGTTCTGCATGTCCTGCTGGCAGTGGATTGGGACAGGAGAAGACGCCTGCCCCTCGTGCGGGAAGTCCGACGATGTCATCCAGCGCCAGCGCTCCATACGTGGATGGTTGGGCATCCAGCGATATCTGAGCGAGACGGACTACGGCATCGACTTCCTCCGGCACGGACGAAAGATCGAAACCGCTAACAAGGAACTCTTCATGTGGGGCGACGGCGAGGCGCCCGAGCCCGAGTACCCGATCGACGACCCCCGCAACCGTGGCCGCATCGTCGGTGAGATTCACCTCGACCACTGTCGGGTGAGCTACACGAAGGATCGCTTCGAGAGGACGGATCCGGCGTGGGAGGACATGGTGCGCCTCGTGCGCGGAGAAGGTCCCTTGCGCCCGGACAAGGCCTCCGATCTCGGCTATCTTCCGAACGAAACTCCGCTCTTCAAGCTCTTCCAGGTGTTTCGACGTTCGACCCCCAAACCGAAGAACGCGGGCGCATGGGCCCGGCTGCTCGTCGTTCCGAACAATGAGTTGGCCGAGGAAATGGCCAAGAAATTCCATGCGGGGACGGCAGAGTACCAGACCGACGACAAGTGGTTCCAATTGGTCGAAGAGGAAGACCGAAAGCTCCTTCTCGGCGGCTCTTCGGGGAGCCCTCCAGGTACGCCGCCGCCGACGCCCGGTGCGGACGACGTCCTGCCTGGCTTCGGTGGCGACGGAAACAGCGGGCCTGCGAACGCGGTGCCCGCTCCACCGGCCCCGCCCTCCCCACCCGCGCAGGCGACCCCCATTCCATCGCTCAGCCGACAATACGTGAGCCACCTGACCGAGCTGAAGTGGACGCTGAAGGCATTCCAGGTGGCCGAGGAGCATCCCCTCGTAGAGGGGAGCCTACCCTGGCGCCTCCGCGCGACGCCGCACAGCGCCCACGAATTCTACGTGAACGTCGGCCACCCCATCTTCGCCTCAGCAACTATGACGCCGCTCGACGGCCTCCTGGCGGAGCTCGCGTGGACCGCGATGGATTTCATGCGTAGTCGCCAGGAAATCCTTACATTCGGCGCCATCCTCGCGGACCTCCGCGCCCGCTACGCCAGTGGTTACGCGCTCGACCCCGCCACGCTGTCCAACGAGGCGCGCCAGTCCCTCGCGGACATCGCCTCGGCGGTCGGGCGAAACATCGAACCGAGCGACGCGCCAACGCTCTTCAAGAGTCTGCCGCTCGACGATCAGAAGCAGATTTTCCAAAAGATGGCCGCACGCGGCGCAGCCAACCCGCAGAGCATCGTGTCCACGGGCAGATTCTTGGAATACGCGCCCCCCACGGTCGTTGCGGGCTTCTATCGCGACCATCCCGAGCTATTCCTCGACGGTCGATGCTGGGAGGAGCCCTACAGCGAACTCAACTACGAAGTGCCCGAGGCGACGGAGACTGCCCGTGCTCGCGTCTTCCGTCATTTCGAGGCACTCCTGTCGGACGCAGTCTGGCTTGCGGACCAGGACCCCGCCGACCTCGGTGGCGTTAGTCGCGCAAAGCTGCTCCGGGCCCTCTACGCGCTGGAGCTCCTCTCGCCGGTCGACGGAACGGAGGCGAGCTGA
- a CDS encoding DEAD/DEAH box helicase family protein — MRAARPFLDERRLLRGPWQAFERDVARLLVANGFEDVRLVAGSGDRGADVIGVKAGAVWVFQCKHTTTGPAPRSAVEEVVAAGQFYKADRLVIALSRPAGDAILEDQRKYARLGLKVEIAAPRHLIGMANQSPLYPPSRRNLRDYQEDASQRFRQALLDTGRGQIVLATGLGKTVVMADTVADLLSDGLVKEGRVLVLGHTRALVDQLQRAFWHQLPNWVHTHRLTDGEFPSYWDGITFATVQSVMSQIDRLPEFGLVLVDEAHHLGAETFRETIAELKAPMLAGVTATPWRGDGFDLDSILGPPLVKLGIAEALSHGFLSEVDYRLMADNLDWKTVQTLSRNRYSLTELNRKLILPTRDEEAARIIRSTFFEERRRSGIVFSPTILHANAFAGILRHCGFRAEAISSELDARERDALLSRFKAGQLDFVTTVDMFNEGVDVPDVDTLVFMRVTHSRRIFVQQLGRGLRLSPNKDKVLVLDFVTDLRRVAEVMDLDRAARGNDVERLGMGPRLIQFRDVSAGSFMREWMLDQASLFLREESAALELPELDFPMPHPHGGVQ; from the coding sequence ATGCGGGCAGCGCGACCATTTCTTGACGAGCGCAGGTTACTTCGCGGCCCGTGGCAGGCTTTCGAGCGAGACGTGGCCCGGCTCCTGGTCGCAAACGGCTTCGAGGACGTACGCCTCGTCGCCGGGTCCGGTGACAGGGGGGCCGATGTCATCGGAGTGAAGGCGGGCGCCGTCTGGGTGTTCCAGTGCAAGCACACCACGACGGGTCCAGCGCCGCGCTCGGCGGTCGAAGAAGTCGTCGCGGCAGGACAGTTCTACAAGGCCGACAGGCTAGTAATCGCGCTGTCCCGGCCCGCGGGTGATGCAATCCTGGAGGACCAGCGCAAGTACGCTCGCCTTGGACTGAAGGTTGAGATCGCTGCTCCTCGCCATCTCATCGGGATGGCGAATCAGTCGCCGCTCTATCCTCCAAGTCGCCGGAACCTCCGCGACTACCAGGAGGATGCCTCGCAGCGGTTTCGGCAAGCGCTGCTCGACACGGGGCGCGGACAGATCGTCCTTGCAACGGGCCTCGGAAAGACAGTGGTCATGGCCGACACGGTCGCCGACTTGCTCAGCGATGGTCTCGTCAAGGAAGGGCGCGTCCTGGTCTTGGGGCACACCCGCGCCCTCGTGGACCAACTTCAGCGGGCCTTCTGGCACCAACTCCCCAACTGGGTTCACACCCATCGGTTGACGGACGGCGAGTTTCCATCCTACTGGGACGGCATCACCTTCGCCACGGTACAGAGCGTGATGAGCCAAATCGACCGACTCCCCGAGTTCGGGCTCGTGCTTGTGGACGAGGCGCACCATCTCGGCGCGGAGACGTTCCGAGAGACAATCGCGGAGCTGAAGGCGCCAATGCTTGCCGGAGTGACGGCCACGCCGTGGCGTGGCGATGGGTTCGACCTCGATAGCATCTTGGGCCCACCGCTCGTGAAGCTGGGGATCGCCGAGGCGCTAAGCCACGGCTTCCTCTCCGAGGTCGACTACCGGCTCATGGCCGACAACCTGGATTGGAAGACGGTGCAGACACTATCCAGGAACCGGTACTCACTGACCGAGCTCAATCGGAAGCTCATCCTTCCGACGCGAGATGAGGAAGCGGCGCGAATCATCCGATCCACGTTCTTCGAGGAACGGCGACGCTCCGGCATCGTGTTTAGCCCGACCATCCTGCACGCGAACGCCTTCGCCGGGATTCTTCGTCACTGTGGCTTCCGAGCGGAGGCGATCTCCTCGGAGCTCGACGCGCGCGAGCGTGACGCGCTCCTCTCGCGATTCAAGGCGGGCCAACTGGATTTCGTGACCACCGTTGACATGTTCAACGAGGGCGTCGACGTACCCGATGTGGACACCCTCGTGTTCATGCGAGTGACGCACAGCCGGCGCATCTTCGTCCAGCAACTCGGTCGAGGGCTCCGGCTCAGCCCCAACAAGGACAAGGTCCTGGTCTTGGACTTCGTTACCGACTTGCGCCGAGTAGCCGAGGTCATGGACCTCGACCGGGCTGCACGCGGCAACGACGTTGAACGGCTCGGAATGGGTCCGCGCCTCATCCAGTTCCGCGACGTCTCGGCGGGCAGCTTCATGCGCGAGTGGATGCTTGACCAGGCGTCTCTCTTCCTCAGAGAAGAGAGCGCCGCCCTAGAGCTCCCCGAACTCGACTTCCCGATGCCGCATCCGCACGGGGGCGTGCAGTGA